In the Carassius auratus strain Wakin chromosome 50, ASM336829v1, whole genome shotgun sequence genome, one interval contains:
- the LOC113066798 gene encoding zinc finger protein 319-like isoform X3, translating into MTEAWPQHAVAPPPVVHTIPPGADTLGCTVYGIVLQPDTALQQQQQQQQQQQSQQQQHHSQQHNQQPHSAQTQQPSLHVGNEGGHKCGACGHDISHLANPHEHQCMVSQDRSFQCTQCLKIFHQATDLLEHQCVQVEQKPFVCGVCKMGFSLLTSLAQHHNAHNSGNPMKCSICEKTYRPGSGNATPTSSTGTPGQPSNDEASSSGSAAVGTSGQPTFEPSQPDRPYKCSVCSKGFRHLSELTRHERVHTGEKPFKCETCDKSFSQSSHLAHHQRTHSSERPFKCAVCEKSFKHRSHLVRHMYAHSGEHLFKCNLCELHFKESSELLHHQCQPQGARPFRCATCGKGFKRPSDLRQHERTHSEERPFHCEDCQMSFKQQYALVRHRRTHKPSADRPFKCNLCDKGFLQPSHLLYHQHVHGMDNLFKCASCGKGFSQSGELLRHKCGEPSSTPTNPDKPYKCDVCGKAYKKATTLQRHQNSHCTEKPLKCSLCDRRFLSSSEFVQHRCDPSREKPLKCPDCEKRFKYSSEMQRHRRVHTGEKPYKCASCDKGFKQREHLAKHQSVHARDAQFKCVWCGERFADLGALQEHTVQHTAEGGGYPVSSLIQ; encoded by the coding sequence ATGACGGAGGCGTGGCCGCAGCATGCTGTTGCCCCGCCTCCAGTGGTGCACACCATCCCACCAGGGGCGGACACACTGGGCTGCACTGTCTATGGTATCGTCCTCCAGCCAGACACAGCAttgcaacaacaacagcagcagcagcagcaacaacaatccCAGCAACAGCAACATCACAGTCAGCAGCATAACCAGCAGCCGCATTCGGCACAAACGCAACAGCCCTCTTTGCATGTAGGGAATGAGGGGGGACACAAGTGTGGTGCATGTGGCCATGACATCTCCCATCTGGCTAATCCCCATGAGCACCAGTGCATGGTGAGCCAAGACCGTTCGTTTCAGTGCACGCAGTGTCTGAAAATCTTTCACCAAGCCACTGACCTGTTGGAGCATCAGTGTGTGCAGGTGGAGCAGAAACCCTTTGTGTGCGGGGTGTGCAAGATGGGCTTCTCCCTGTTAACTTCTTTAGCACAGCATCACAATGCCCATAACAGTGGCAACCCCATGAAGTGTTCCATATGTGAAAAAACATATCGGCCGGGTTCTGGAAATGCCACGCCAACTTCATCAACGGGCACTCCAGGGCAACCATCTAATGACGAAGCATCGTCCAGTGGCAGCGCAGCTGTCGGGACATCAGGCCAGCCTACGTTTGAGCCTTCACAACCTGACAGGCCCTACAAGTGTTCGGTGTGCTCCAAGGGCTTCCGTCACTTATCTGAGCTCACCCGTCATGAACGCGTCCACACGGGTGAGAAGCCTTTTAAATGTGAAACATGCGACAAGAGCTTTAGCCAGTCCTCTCATCTTGCCCACCACCAGCGTACCCACAGCTCAGAACGGCCGTTCAAGTGCGCAGTGTGCGAGAAGAGCTTCAAGCACCGCTCCCACCTAGTCCGTCACATGTACGCCCACTCGGGTGAGCATCTGTTCAAGTGCAACCTTTGCGAGTTGCACTTCAAAGAGTCTTCCGAGCTGCTCCACCACCAGTGTCAGCCGCAAGGTGCTCGCCCATTTCGCTGCGCCACGTGCGGGAAGGGCTTCAAGCGTCCGTCCGACTTGAGACAGCACGAACGCACCCACTCGGAGGAACGCCCATTCCACTGTGAAGACTGCCAGATGAGCTTTAAACAACAGTATGCCCTGGTGCGCCACCGACGCACGCACAAGCCCTCCGCCGACCGCCCCTTCAAATGCAACCTTTGTGACAAGGGCTTCCTGCAGCCGTCCCACTTGTTGTACCACCAGCACGTTCACGGCATGGATAACCTTTTCAAGTGCGCCTCATGCGGCAAGGGCTTCAGCCAATCCGGTGAGCTGCTCCGTCACAAATGTGGTGAGCCCTCCTCAACACCCACAAATCCAGACAAGCCCTACAAGTGCGACGTGTGCGGAAAGGCCTACAAAAAGGCCACCACACTACAGCGGCATCAGAATTCCCACTGCACCGAGAAGCCTCTCAAATGCTCGCTGTGCGACCGACGCTTCCTGTCCTCCTCAGAGTTCGTGCAGCACCGATGCGACCCTTCCCGTGAGAAGCCCTTGAAGTGTCCTGACTGTGAGAAGCGCTTCAAGTACTCCTCGGAGATGCAGCGGCACAGACGggtccacaccggagagaagccctACAAGTGCGCCAGTTGCGACAAGGGCTTCAAGCAACGCGAACACCTGGCCAAGCATCAAAGCGTGCATGCGAGAGATGCCCAGTTTAAATGTGTATGGTGTGGAGAGCGTTTTGCTGATCTAGGAGCACTTCAGGAACATACTGTCCAGCACACAGCTGAAGGTGGGGGGTACCCTGTGTCCTCTCTCATTCAGTAA
- the LOC113066798 gene encoding zinc finger protein 319-like isoform X1, protein MKKGCTKVMKKQFSRAVKISSSLPPHLSHRGQSSISVPINSSGKRFNYGSKLNPYSRARMTEAWPQHAVAPPPVVHTIPPGADTLGCTVYGIVLQPDTALQQQQQQQQQQQSQQQQHHSQQHNQQPHSAQTQQPSLHVGNEGGHKCGACGHDISHLANPHEHQCMVSQDRSFQCTQCLKIFHQATDLLEHQCVQVEQKPFVCGVCKMGFSLLTSLAQHHNAHNSGNPMKCSICEKTYRPGSGNATPTSSTGTPGQPSNDEASSSGSAAVGTSGQPTFEPSQPDRPYKCSVCSKGFRHLSELTRHERVHTGEKPFKCETCDKSFSQSSHLAHHQRTHSSERPFKCAVCEKSFKHRSHLVRHMYAHSGEHLFKCNLCELHFKESSELLHHQCQPQGARPFRCATCGKGFKRPSDLRQHERTHSEERPFHCEDCQMSFKQQYALVRHRRTHKPSADRPFKCNLCDKGFLQPSHLLYHQHVHGMDNLFKCASCGKGFSQSGELLRHKCGEPSSTPTNPDKPYKCDVCGKAYKKATTLQRHQNSHCTEKPLKCSLCDRRFLSSSEFVQHRCDPSREKPLKCPDCEKRFKYSSEMQRHRRVHTGEKPYKCASCDKGFKQREHLAKHQSVHARDAQFKCVWCGERFADLGALQEHTVQHTAEGGGYPVSSLIQ, encoded by the exons ATGAAAAAG GGCTGTACCAAGGTGATGAAGAAG caGTTCTCACGAGCTGTCAAAATAAGTTCCTCTCTGCCTCCCCACCTTTCCCATCGTGGGCAGTCAAGCATTTCCGTGCCCATAAATTCGTCAGGAAAGAGGTTCAACTACGGCTCAAAGCTGAATCCGTACAGCCGAGCCCGGATGACGGAGGCGTGGCCGCAGCATGCTGTTGCCCCGCCTCCAGTGGTGCACACCATCCCACCAGGGGCGGACACACTGGGCTGCACTGTCTATGGTATCGTCCTCCAGCCAGACACAGCAttgcaacaacaacagcagcagcagcagcaacaacaatccCAGCAACAGCAACATCACAGTCAGCAGCATAACCAGCAGCCGCATTCGGCACAAACGCAACAGCCCTCTTTGCATGTAGGGAATGAGGGGGGACACAAGTGTGGTGCATGTGGCCATGACATCTCCCATCTGGCTAATCCCCATGAGCACCAGTGCATGGTGAGCCAAGACCGTTCGTTTCAGTGCACGCAGTGTCTGAAAATCTTTCACCAAGCCACTGACCTGTTGGAGCATCAGTGTGTGCAGGTGGAGCAGAAACCCTTTGTGTGCGGGGTGTGCAAGATGGGCTTCTCCCTGTTAACTTCTTTAGCACAGCATCACAATGCCCATAACAGTGGCAACCCCATGAAGTGTTCCATATGTGAAAAAACATATCGGCCGGGTTCTGGAAATGCCACGCCAACTTCATCAACGGGCACTCCAGGGCAACCATCTAATGACGAAGCATCGTCCAGTGGCAGCGCAGCTGTCGGGACATCAGGCCAGCCTACGTTTGAGCCTTCACAACCTGACAGGCCCTACAAGTGTTCGGTGTGCTCCAAGGGCTTCCGTCACTTATCTGAGCTCACCCGTCATGAACGCGTCCACACGGGTGAGAAGCCTTTTAAATGTGAAACATGCGACAAGAGCTTTAGCCAGTCCTCTCATCTTGCCCACCACCAGCGTACCCACAGCTCAGAACGGCCGTTCAAGTGCGCAGTGTGCGAGAAGAGCTTCAAGCACCGCTCCCACCTAGTCCGTCACATGTACGCCCACTCGGGTGAGCATCTGTTCAAGTGCAACCTTTGCGAGTTGCACTTCAAAGAGTCTTCCGAGCTGCTCCACCACCAGTGTCAGCCGCAAGGTGCTCGCCCATTTCGCTGCGCCACGTGCGGGAAGGGCTTCAAGCGTCCGTCCGACTTGAGACAGCACGAACGCACCCACTCGGAGGAACGCCCATTCCACTGTGAAGACTGCCAGATGAGCTTTAAACAACAGTATGCCCTGGTGCGCCACCGACGCACGCACAAGCCCTCCGCCGACCGCCCCTTCAAATGCAACCTTTGTGACAAGGGCTTCCTGCAGCCGTCCCACTTGTTGTACCACCAGCACGTTCACGGCATGGATAACCTTTTCAAGTGCGCCTCATGCGGCAAGGGCTTCAGCCAATCCGGTGAGCTGCTCCGTCACAAATGTGGTGAGCCCTCCTCAACACCCACAAATCCAGACAAGCCCTACAAGTGCGACGTGTGCGGAAAGGCCTACAAAAAGGCCACCACACTACAGCGGCATCAGAATTCCCACTGCACCGAGAAGCCTCTCAAATGCTCGCTGTGCGACCGACGCTTCCTGTCCTCCTCAGAGTTCGTGCAGCACCGATGCGACCCTTCCCGTGAGAAGCCCTTGAAGTGTCCTGACTGTGAGAAGCGCTTCAAGTACTCCTCGGAGATGCAGCGGCACAGACGggtccacaccggagagaagccctACAAGTGCGCCAGTTGCGACAAGGGCTTCAAGCAACGCGAACACCTGGCCAAGCATCAAAGCGTGCATGCGAGAGATGCCCAGTTTAAATGTGTATGGTGTGGAGAGCGTTTTGCTGATCTAGGAGCACTTCAGGAACATACTGTCCAGCACACAGCTGAAGGTGGGGGGTACCCTGTGTCCTCTCTCATTCAGTAA
- the LOC113066798 gene encoding zinc finger protein 319-like isoform X2, translated as MKKGCTKVMKKFSRAVKISSSLPPHLSHRGQSSISVPINSSGKRFNYGSKLNPYSRARMTEAWPQHAVAPPPVVHTIPPGADTLGCTVYGIVLQPDTALQQQQQQQQQQQSQQQQHHSQQHNQQPHSAQTQQPSLHVGNEGGHKCGACGHDISHLANPHEHQCMVSQDRSFQCTQCLKIFHQATDLLEHQCVQVEQKPFVCGVCKMGFSLLTSLAQHHNAHNSGNPMKCSICEKTYRPGSGNATPTSSTGTPGQPSNDEASSSGSAAVGTSGQPTFEPSQPDRPYKCSVCSKGFRHLSELTRHERVHTGEKPFKCETCDKSFSQSSHLAHHQRTHSSERPFKCAVCEKSFKHRSHLVRHMYAHSGEHLFKCNLCELHFKESSELLHHQCQPQGARPFRCATCGKGFKRPSDLRQHERTHSEERPFHCEDCQMSFKQQYALVRHRRTHKPSADRPFKCNLCDKGFLQPSHLLYHQHVHGMDNLFKCASCGKGFSQSGELLRHKCGEPSSTPTNPDKPYKCDVCGKAYKKATTLQRHQNSHCTEKPLKCSLCDRRFLSSSEFVQHRCDPSREKPLKCPDCEKRFKYSSEMQRHRRVHTGEKPYKCASCDKGFKQREHLAKHQSVHARDAQFKCVWCGERFADLGALQEHTVQHTAEGGGYPVSSLIQ; from the exons ATGAAAAAG GGCTGTACCAAGGTGATGAAGAAG TTCTCACGAGCTGTCAAAATAAGTTCCTCTCTGCCTCCCCACCTTTCCCATCGTGGGCAGTCAAGCATTTCCGTGCCCATAAATTCGTCAGGAAAGAGGTTCAACTACGGCTCAAAGCTGAATCCGTACAGCCGAGCCCGGATGACGGAGGCGTGGCCGCAGCATGCTGTTGCCCCGCCTCCAGTGGTGCACACCATCCCACCAGGGGCGGACACACTGGGCTGCACTGTCTATGGTATCGTCCTCCAGCCAGACACAGCAttgcaacaacaacagcagcagcagcagcaacaacaatccCAGCAACAGCAACATCACAGTCAGCAGCATAACCAGCAGCCGCATTCGGCACAAACGCAACAGCCCTCTTTGCATGTAGGGAATGAGGGGGGACACAAGTGTGGTGCATGTGGCCATGACATCTCCCATCTGGCTAATCCCCATGAGCACCAGTGCATGGTGAGCCAAGACCGTTCGTTTCAGTGCACGCAGTGTCTGAAAATCTTTCACCAAGCCACTGACCTGTTGGAGCATCAGTGTGTGCAGGTGGAGCAGAAACCCTTTGTGTGCGGGGTGTGCAAGATGGGCTTCTCCCTGTTAACTTCTTTAGCACAGCATCACAATGCCCATAACAGTGGCAACCCCATGAAGTGTTCCATATGTGAAAAAACATATCGGCCGGGTTCTGGAAATGCCACGCCAACTTCATCAACGGGCACTCCAGGGCAACCATCTAATGACGAAGCATCGTCCAGTGGCAGCGCAGCTGTCGGGACATCAGGCCAGCCTACGTTTGAGCCTTCACAACCTGACAGGCCCTACAAGTGTTCGGTGTGCTCCAAGGGCTTCCGTCACTTATCTGAGCTCACCCGTCATGAACGCGTCCACACGGGTGAGAAGCCTTTTAAATGTGAAACATGCGACAAGAGCTTTAGCCAGTCCTCTCATCTTGCCCACCACCAGCGTACCCACAGCTCAGAACGGCCGTTCAAGTGCGCAGTGTGCGAGAAGAGCTTCAAGCACCGCTCCCACCTAGTCCGTCACATGTACGCCCACTCGGGTGAGCATCTGTTCAAGTGCAACCTTTGCGAGTTGCACTTCAAAGAGTCTTCCGAGCTGCTCCACCACCAGTGTCAGCCGCAAGGTGCTCGCCCATTTCGCTGCGCCACGTGCGGGAAGGGCTTCAAGCGTCCGTCCGACTTGAGACAGCACGAACGCACCCACTCGGAGGAACGCCCATTCCACTGTGAAGACTGCCAGATGAGCTTTAAACAACAGTATGCCCTGGTGCGCCACCGACGCACGCACAAGCCCTCCGCCGACCGCCCCTTCAAATGCAACCTTTGTGACAAGGGCTTCCTGCAGCCGTCCCACTTGTTGTACCACCAGCACGTTCACGGCATGGATAACCTTTTCAAGTGCGCCTCATGCGGCAAGGGCTTCAGCCAATCCGGTGAGCTGCTCCGTCACAAATGTGGTGAGCCCTCCTCAACACCCACAAATCCAGACAAGCCCTACAAGTGCGACGTGTGCGGAAAGGCCTACAAAAAGGCCACCACACTACAGCGGCATCAGAATTCCCACTGCACCGAGAAGCCTCTCAAATGCTCGCTGTGCGACCGACGCTTCCTGTCCTCCTCAGAGTTCGTGCAGCACCGATGCGACCCTTCCCGTGAGAAGCCCTTGAAGTGTCCTGACTGTGAGAAGCGCTTCAAGTACTCCTCGGAGATGCAGCGGCACAGACGggtccacaccggagagaagccctACAAGTGCGCCAGTTGCGACAAGGGCTTCAAGCAACGCGAACACCTGGCCAAGCATCAAAGCGTGCATGCGAGAGATGCCCAGTTTAAATGTGTATGGTGTGGAGAGCGTTTTGCTGATCTAGGAGCACTTCAGGAACATACTGTCCAGCACACAGCTGAAGGTGGGGGGTACCCTGTGTCCTCTCTCATTCAGTAA
- the LOC113066802 gene encoding casein kinase II subunit alpha'-like, with protein sequence MPGPVAGSKSRVYADANTLKSREYWDYEAHVPTWSNQEDYQLVRKLGRGKYSEVFEAISINNNEKVVVKILKPVKKKKIKREIKILENLRGGTNIIQLMDTVKDPVSRTPALVFECINNTDFKELYQKLTDYDIRFYMYELLKALDYCHSMGIMHRDVKPHNVMIDHQLRKLRLIDWGLAEFYHPAQEYNVRVASRYFKGPELLVDYQMYDYSLDMWSLGCMLASMIFQKEPFFHGQDNYDQLVRIAKVLGTDELFGYLRKYHIELDPRFKDLLGQQTRKRWEQFVQTENQHLVSPEALDLLDKLLRYDHQQRLTATEAMEHPYFYPVMKEQSHTNTDGTIVSSGTNTPR encoded by the exons ATGCCCGGCCCGGTGGCCGGTAGTAAATCTCGGGTGTATGCCGATGCCAACACTTTGAAGAGCAGGGAATACTGGGACTACGAGGCCCATGTGCCCACCTGGAG TAACCAGGAGGATTACCAGCTGGTACGGAAGCTCGGGAGGGGCAAATACAGCGAGGTCTTCGAGGCCATCAGCATCAACAATAATGAGAAGGTGGTGGTCAAAATCCTCAAG CCTGTCAAGAAAAAGAAGATCAAGAGAGAGATCAAGATCCTGGAGAACTTACGAGGAGGAACCAACATCATTCAGTTAATGGACACAGTAAAGGACCCTGTG TCTCGAACGCCTGCGCTTGTCTTTGAATGCATCAATAACACAGATTTTAAG GAGCTGTATCAAAAGTTAACAGATTACGATATACGTTTTTACATGTATGAACTACTAAAG GCTCTGGACTACTGCCACAGTATGGGGATCATGCACCGTGATGTCAAACCCCACAATGTTATGATCGACCACCAGTTAAGGAAG CTGAGATTGATAGACTGGGGTCTCGCTGAGTTCTATCACCCCGCACAAGAGTACAACGTCAGAGTGGCTTCACGCTATTTCAAGGGTCCAGAACTTTTGGTGGACTATCAG ATGTATGATTACAGTCTGGACATGTGGAGTCTCGGCTGCATGCTGGCCAGTATGATCTTTCAGAAAGAGCCCTTCTTTCATGGCCAGGACAACTACGATCAG TTAGTGCGGATTGCAAAAGTTCTTGGAACAGATGAGTTATTCGGCTACCTGCGCAAATACCACATTGAACTGGATCCACGATTTAAAGACCTGCTTGGCCA GCAGACGCGGAAGCGCTGGGAACAGTTTGTGCAGACGGAGAACCAGCATTTGGTGAGCCCAGAGGCTCTGGACCTTCTTGACAAGCTGCTACGCTATGACCATCAGCAGAGACTGACCGCCACCGAGGCCATGGAGCACCCTTATTTCT ATCCAGTGATGAAGGAGCAGTCTCACACTAATACAGATGGCACCATAGTGTCAAGCGGAACCAACACACCCCGATGA
- the usb1 gene encoding U6 snRNA phosphodiesterase gives MIVNYSSSSSEDETENTSKDDSSPLRKRGKLDTENSISEPLDHGSVKRKAVKSAHSAPRLPLPDSVKEMFRESEEQWIDKSEAHGGRLRSFQHERGNWATCVFCPYDPEEAFLELLNEMMVLAASHGIPLTLSEEFHLSLSKTVVLRHHWIQPFIQSIRTGLTQFKKFFCLADKLKVYSNAEKTRTFLGMEISTGKTPLLELIKIVDETMTEFNLSTFYKDPSFHISLAWCVGDHVEALKKTCLSELQSLVDAHEDGPFYIKLNCTELRCKSGNKVFLFPLQ, from the exons ATGATTGTCAATTACAGTAGCAGCAGTTCTGAAGATGAAACTGAAAACACTTCAAAAGATGATTCCTCACCTTTAAGGAAAAGAGGAAAACTTGACACTGAAAACAG CATCAGTGAACCTTTGGACCATGGATCTGTTAAAAGGAAAGCAGTCAAATCAGCCCACTCGGCACCTCGACTGCCTCTTCCTGACAGCGTGAAGGAGATGTTCAGAGAATCAGAAGAACAGTGGATTGATAAAAGTGAAGCACATGGAGGGCGACTGCGGTCCTTCCAGCATGAGCGGGGCAACTGGGCTACATGCGTGTTCTGTCCTT ATGATCCCGAGGAGGCCTTTTTGGAGCTACTTAATGAAATGATGGTGCTTGCGGCCTCTCACGGCATCCCCCTGACCCTGTCTGAAGAATTTCACCTCAGTCTCTCAAAGACAGTGGTTCTGCGCCATCACTGGATCCAACCATTTATTCAGTCCATTCGGACTGGACTGACACAGTTCAAGAA gtttttctgcttggccgataaACTGAAGGTTTATTCTAATGCTGAAAAGACTAG GACCTTCCTTGGTATGGAAATCTCCACTGGAAAAACTCCATTGCTTGAGCTCATCAAAATAGTGGATGAAACCATGACAGAATTTAACCTTAGCACCTTTTATAAG GATCCTTCTTTCCATATAAGCCTTGCTTGGTGTGTGGGTGATCATGTGGAAGCACTGAAAAAGACATGTTTATCAGAATTGCAG AGTCTCGTTGACGCTCATGAAGACGGGCCATTTTACATAAAGCTCAACTGCACGGAGCTTCGCTGCAAATCAGGAAATAAAGTCTTTCTTTTCCCCCTCCAGTGA